TCTTCTATACAATCCTGGACCAGCGCCTCACCACGCTGGCCAACTCGGAAGCAGTCAAGTCGCTCCCGGACGTCCTGCGTGTGCCGTTGTCCGAGCCGCTGTTCATCCTCGGCACGCTCTTCATCCTCGTGGTGATTTTCCTGCCCGGCGGCATCACGGGAACCGCCGAGCGACTGGCGCAACGCCGAAGCCGTGGCCAGCGTGCCGCGGCCAGCGATGCCCGCACCCCGGGCGACCTCCTCGAGGACGCCGCATGAGCGGCCCGGCCGGCACCGGGCCCGCCGACGGCCTGCACACCCTGGGCCGCTGGACCGCGGACCGCAGCCTCGCCACCCCGCACCGGGTCGCCATCGACGACCGCGGGTGCACCCTGCTCTACAGCGAGCTGGAACGCCGTGCCGCGGCGCTGGCCGCCGGGTTCCGGACCGCCGGGTACGGGGTCGGGGACCGGATCGCGAGCCTGACCGGCAACAGCTCGGACCACGTGGTGGCCTTCTTCGCCTGCGCCAAGGCCGGGCTCGTCCTGGTCCCGCTGTCCTGGCGGCTCTCGCCCCGGGAACTCGCCGCCCAGCTGGAACTCGCCGAACCCCAGCTGCTGCTGGTCGAGGGCGAGCTCGACGGGCTCGCCGCGGCGGCGTGCGCGCTGCTGCCGCTCCGGCCCCGGACCGCGGCCCTGGGGCCCGGCGGCGTCGAAAAGTCGGTGCCGCCGCCCACCCGCGTGCACCCGGCCGCGCCGCAGCCGCTCGGCGGACCCGCCGCTCCCCGCCGGGAGGTGCGCGACGACGATGCCCTCCTGATGATTTTCACCTCGGGCACCGAGGGCGCCAGCAAGGCCGCCGTCCTGACCCACGCCAACTGCTTCTGGAACAACCTTTCGCTCTCCCGAACCCTGGATATGGGCAGCAACGATGTGGTCCTGGCCGTGCTGCCGCAGTTCCACGTGGGCGGCTGGAACATCCAGCCGCTGCTGGCCTGGTGGACCGGAGCCACCGTGGTGCTGGAGCGCGGCTTTGATCCTGGCCGGGTCCTGCAGCTGATCGCAGAGCGTGGCGTGACCATGCT
The nucleotide sequence above comes from Arthrobacter sp. KBS0702. Encoded proteins:
- a CDS encoding class I adenylate-forming enzyme family protein; this encodes MSGPAGTGPADGLHTLGRWTADRSLATPHRVAIDDRGCTLLYSELERRAAALAAGFRTAGYGVGDRIASLTGNSSDHVVAFFACAKAGLVLVPLSWRLSPRELAAQLELAEPQLLLVEGELDGLAAAACALLPLRPRTAALGPGGVEKSVPPPTRVHPAAPQPLGGPAAPRREVRDDDALLMIFTSGTEGASKAAVLTHANCFWNNLSLSRTLDMGSNDVVLAVLPQFHVGGWNIQPLLAWWTGATVVLERGFDPGRVLQLIAERGVTMLMGVPTQYLMLAEHPDFAHAELGSLRHAVVGGAPMPAPLLRIWHRRGVALSQGYGLTEASPNVLCLPNEDAERMVGYSGKPYPHVAVAVADPVTGEILDGAASGELLVGGPGVFAGYFRDPAATAAVLANGWLRTGDLVERDAEGYIKVVDRLKDIYISGGENVAPSEVEAALLAHPAVAQAAVVGVEDERWGESGMAFVVIRPGMATDEQELLEHCASLLARFKVPVRIEMVPALPRTALNKVLRAKLRQDFAGRVSAERGRA